The Desulfosoma sp. DNA window ATAGTCCATCTTGAGGACTGGAATCCACAGTTTCTAAAACCACGATAGCTGCGCCGTACAATCCATCGTCGGTGAGACTTACATGCCAGGCGTGAATGCCGAGTTCATCAACGAATGCGCGAGCTCTTTGAGAAAGATTGATAACGGGTCTGCCTGAGCCAAGATGAAGCACTTCCATGTCTTTCCAAAGAAATGGGGAACGGATACCGGTTCCCAAGGCCTTGGCGAAGGCTTCTTTGGCGGCGAAGCGCATGGCAAAACAAGCTGCTTTATTTTTCCTGGCCTGACAGGATTGCTGCTCGCTTTGGGTGAAAACCCTTTCAAGAAATCGGTTACCCCAGCGAACAAGCCCAGCCTCGATGCGATCGATGCGGACGAGGTCAATACCGATGCCGTAGATCTTCATGAACCTTGCACCAAGGAGACCATTTCCCGCACGGCCCGTTCCATGCCGACCAGAACGGCTCGAGCAATAATGGCGTGGCCGATACTGAATTCTTCAATTTCCTTGATCGCTCGAAGCCACAGGATGTTTCGATAATCCACCCCGTGCCCTGCATGAACAATCAACCCGATCTTTGCGGCAAGTTTGGCGGCATCCAAAAGGCGTTCAAACTCTTCTTGCCTCTGCGCATAAGTTTTGGCTTCGGCAAAGGAGCCTGTATGGATTTCGACACAGTCGGCATCGATTTTTGCCGCTGTTTTAACGTGTTTAGGGTCCGGATTCACAAACAAACTCACCGAAATGCCGCCCTGATGCAGGCGCGTGATGGTTTCGGCCAGAGAATCTTCATAAAGGACCACGTCCAGGCCGCCCTCCGTTGTCAATTCCTGACGCCTTTCAGGAACAAGCGTCACGAGATCGGGCTTGATACGTAGAGCTGTTTCGATCATCTCCGGGGTGGCGGCCATTTCCAGATTGAGTCGTGTCTTTACGGTTTGACGTAAAATTTCCACATCCCGGTCCTGAATGTGGCGTCGGTCTTCCCGAAGATGGACCACGATTCCCTGGGCACCGGCCAACTCCGCCAAAGCGGCTGCAAGGACCGGGTCGGGTTCTGTTGCCAAGCGGGCCTGACGGACCGTCGCCACATGATCCACATTGACGGCCAACCTCGCCACGTCCTATCCCTCCTTTGCTTCTTCGGCAAAATCCGTTCGATACCAAGCAAAACGTGCCGGTTCGTGCCCGAGAGCCCCCAAAATCTGCCATGTCAGGGCTTCCATGGTGCGCGCTTCCTGAACGGTACCGTGATCGTAGCCCATCAGATGCAGGATACCGTGAATGAGAAGGAGATCCAGGATTTCTTCCAGGCTGCATTGAGCTTTCTGCGCCATTATCTGGGCCGTTTCCACACCGAGGACCACGTCTCCCAACATTTGGGGTTCGATATCTCCAAATTCCCCTTCTCTCATCGGGAAAGACAACACGTCGGTGGGTTCGCAAATTCCTCGAAACCTTTCGTTCAGATCGGCCATCTCCTCATCATCGGCCAGAACAAGACTCAGTTCTCCATCCTTATAATCCAAGGCGTTTAAGATCCGTTCGGCTGTTTGGTGCAGTCGATCCAGATCGATCTTTATCCGATCGCAATTCACGCTGATTTGAATCTGTGCCATGGGGTTTGACCTTTGCTGGAGCCAGTTGTCCGGGATATTCGATGCGTTTATGATGAACGGTGGCCAAAATCTGATGGAAATGCTTGGCGATCTGGTGCAGATCCTTAAGCGTAAGTTCACATTCATCCAGCTGGCCGTCGGTAAAGGCATTGTTTATGAGGCGGCTGACCATGCCTTGAATGCGGGCAGGAGTCGGTTCACTCAAGGAACGGCACGCGGCTTCGACCATATCCGCGAGCATGACCAGACCGGCTTCCTTAGTCTGGGGTTTGGGGCCGGGATAGCGATAATCGTCGATATTGATGGGAGGCAGTTCTGCTCCCTTGGACGTCTTGGTTTTCTCCCGAGCTTCGAGAGCCTTTTGGTAGAAATATGAAATGAGACTTTTTCCGTGATGCTGACGAATAATATCGATAATGGGTTTTCCCAAACGGTGTTTTCGTGCCAGCTCCACCCCATCCTTGACATGGGAAATGAGAATAAGGCTGCTCATCGACGGAGCCAGCTTTTCGTGACGATTTTCCCCGTCAAACTGGTTTTCTATAAAATAAAGAGGTTTTTTGATCTTTCCTATGTCGTGATAGTAGCTTGCCACTTTGGCCAGAAGGGAATTGGCCCCAATGGATTTGGCAGCGGCTTCCGTCATATTGCCCACAATAAGGCTATGATGGTAGGTTCCAGGGGCTTGAATCATGAGTTCCTGAAGAAGCGGTTGGTCCATGCTGGCCAGTTCCAAAAGCCGAATATCCGTCGTGTAACCAAACAGAAGTTCCGCAAGCGGTGTAAAGCCTGTGGCGAGAACACCGGAAACGATGCCCCCCATGAATCCGAGAAAGGCATCGGTTAAAACGGCGACAGAAGTAGTTTGTTCCTGAAAAAAGGCGAAAAGCGCGAGACAGGCGGCGTTGGTAGCCCCGGTAAGCAGCCCGGCACGAATGGGAACCAAGCGATTTCGGCACGGGTTGACGCCGTAGCTTCCCACAAGGGATCCCAAAAGGGCAAAGACAAGCACCTGAAAATCATTACCACACACGAGGGCTGCAAAAACGCTCACGGCGACCGAAAAGAAAACAGCCACGGTAAGGCCGAAAAAAATGCTTGCCAACATGGCCCCTGCTGCAATGGGAACGGCATAAAGGAAGCTTCGATGGTCGAAATAACCGGGGTTCGATCCCACAGAGGCGCTGATCCAGTCGGCGGTACGG harbors:
- the acpS gene encoding holo-ACP synthase, which gives rise to MKIYGIGIDLVRIDRIEAGLVRWGNRFLERVFTQSEQQSCQARKNKAACFAMRFAAKEAFAKALGTGIRSPFLWKDMEVLHLGSGRPVINLSQRARAFVDELGIHAWHVSLTDDGLYGAAIVVLETVDSSPQDGLCRRHQP
- a CDS encoding pyridoxine 5'-phosphate synthase, with amino-acid sequence MARLAVNVDHVATVRQARLATEPDPVLAAALAELAGAQGIVVHLREDRRHIQDRDVEILRQTVKTRLNLEMAATPEMIETALRIKPDLVTLVPERRQELTTEGGLDVVLYEDSLAETITRLHQGGISVSLFVNPDPKHVKTAAKIDADCVEIHTGSFAEAKTYAQRQEEFERLLDAAKLAAKIGLIVHAGHGVDYRNILWLRAIKEIEEFSIGHAIIARAVLVGMERAVREMVSLVQGS
- the ybeY gene encoding rRNA maturation RNase YbeY, producing the protein MDYKDGELSLVLADDEEMADLNERFRGICEPTDVLSFPMREGEFGDIEPQMLGDVVLGVETAQIMAQKAQCSLEEILDLLLIHGILHLMGYDHGTVQEARTMEALTWQILGALGHEPARFAWYRTDFAEEAKEG
- a CDS encoding HDIG domain-containing metalloprotein, producing MEKDKIVETRRLSSETLGGGSILLQWWRHPEHAKVVLVAVFSLAAALLITPSFLKRAPVYHVGDVATQNIRADRDFLVLDREATNQKREAARQEAPLIFDLHEKAAQTAALRLSMAFKTMRGAVHEVLLQETEGLMPDHWLQRSKESLAKKKEGRETRMDSYRHIFEEALGFPVPENIYLILSLQNFSQDLEEKVRNWLRMCFEDGILPGPEDPDMKALQQIQTTGRTVQVRMIPSLRERRVTSVNEFLDIYRAREKAATRILQNDGDAHASRAIAYLCAQLLEPNLYFNRLETQEAERAAAETVKPVYVQIKKNEMIIRDGQRLTQEDLQKLEAYAFSLPKKHALSAFLAIWLFSCLFLAVLWHVLSLRIPSVRLDTNDYVFLASVLIVILLLCRTADWISASVGSNPGYFDHRSFLYAVPIAAGAMLASIFFGLTVAVFFSVAVSVFAALVCGNDFQVLVFALLGSLVGSYGVNPCRNRLVPIRAGLLTGATNAACLALFAFFQEQTTSVAVLTDAFLGFMGGIVSGVLATGFTPLAELLFGYTTDIRLLELASMDQPLLQELMIQAPGTYHHSLIVGNMTEAAAKSIGANSLLAKVASYYHDIGKIKKPLYFIENQFDGENRHEKLAPSMSSLILISHVKDGVELARKHRLGKPIIDIIRQHHGKSLISYFYQKALEAREKTKTSKGAELPPINIDDYRYPGPKPQTKEAGLVMLADMVEAACRSLSEPTPARIQGMVSRLINNAFTDGQLDECELTLKDLHQIAKHFHQILATVHHKRIEYPGQLAPAKVKPHGTDSNQRELRSDKDRSGSTAPNSRTDLKRLGL